A part of uncultured Fibrobacter sp. genomic DNA contains:
- the pyrR gene encoding bifunctional pyr operon transcriptional regulator/uracil phosphoribosyltransferase PyrR encodes MKDNCKKIRELLSAQAMEFALDEMAAKLAKMHPTADDMVVLGMASRGIPLAKKICERLSQKFNKTVPMGSLDATFYRDDFHYRTHMGSSEMRITEMPATVEGKTVILVDDVLYTGRSVRAAMQAILDLGRPAAIRLCVLVDRGHRELPIAPDCVGLTVETAQDQEVRVQIEPIDKENSVYLVEVEG; translated from the coding sequence ATGAAAGACAACTGCAAAAAGATCAGAGAATTGCTGTCTGCGCAGGCGATGGAATTCGCCCTCGACGAAATGGCAGCAAAGCTTGCCAAGATGCATCCGACTGCCGATGACATGGTGGTGCTCGGCATGGCAAGCCGCGGAATCCCTCTCGCGAAAAAGATTTGCGAGCGCTTAAGTCAAAAGTTTAACAAGACCGTCCCGATGGGAAGCCTCGATGCGACTTTTTACCGCGACGACTTCCATTATCGCACCCACATGGGTTCTAGCGAAATGCGCATTACCGAAATGCCTGCTACAGTCGAAGGCAAGACGGTAATCCTTGTGGACGACGTGCTTTACACGGGTCGCTCGGTGCGTGCAGCCATGCAGGCAATCCTCGACCTCGGACGTCCGGCGGCGATTCGCCTTTGCGTGCTCGTGGACCGCGGCCACCGTGAACTTCCGATCGCGCCCGATTGCGTAGGACTTACGGTCGAGACCGCACAGGACCAGGAAGTCCGCGTGCAAATCGAACCGATTGACAAAGAAAATTCTGTATACCTCGTAGAGGTGGAGGGATAA
- a CDS encoding peptidylprolyl isomerase: MFNQLGKPEAGETIAIMKTNHGTMKLRIFEDIVGECATNFVELAKQGKYDGAPFHRIIKDFMIQGGDFTRRNGTGGHSAKGPGTTIGDKYDPRLTHMRGALSWAKTAMPNSIGSQFFIVHGDNVHFLDHEQVGPGPADGYSVFGQLYEGFEVLDEIAGVKTDRRDAPYEDVIIESVTIEKA, encoded by the coding sequence ATGTTCAATCAGCTGGGTAAACCGGAAGCAGGCGAAACCATCGCCATCATGAAGACCAACCACGGCACCATGAAGCTGCGCATTTTCGAAGATATCGTCGGCGAATGCGCTACGAACTTCGTTGAACTCGCCAAGCAGGGCAAGTACGACGGCGCTCCGTTCCACCGCATTATCAAGGATTTCATGATCCAGGGTGGCGACTTTACCCGCAGAAACGGCACGGGCGGCCACTCCGCCAAGGGCCCCGGCACCACGATCGGTGATAAGTACGATCCGCGCCTCACCCATATGCGCGGCGCCCTGAGCTGGGCAAAGACCGCCATGCCGAACTCCATCGGCAGCCAGTTCTTCATTGTCCACGGCGACAACGTGCATTTTTTGGACCACGAACAGGTTGGCCCCGGCCCGGCTGACGGCTACTCCGTATTCGGCCAGCTCTATGAAGGTTTCGAAGTCCTCGACGAAATCGCTGGCGTCAAGACCGACCGCCGCGACGCCCCATACGAAGACGTGATCATCGAATCCGTGACAATCGAAAAGGCCTAA
- a CDS encoding M23 family metallopeptidase, which translates to MDTTILNKLAKITRKGMFLGTMAGIALVPTTFAAECNEKTMDAFAYEDCIKAKSGETVSNDNFGASAEANKVNNADGMAEKRVLKAAEPTYRPFNRDAYLTSSFGENRGTRYHAGFDYSTQMEEGWPIYAPEDGKVVELRVSPFHYGKLMLFKGNSGKTWAFAHQSSFGKLDDQIIKKQYASKKNDVTIKTNASYKKGDTLTFSGSTGIGNPHLHLEVRLDNDRIVNPVQAGVVISDTLAPQIFGVAVWQGNHMAITNPEALNKGCVETPVKNEFNLSMAVKIADYSREPKDNPMSVRRLTVWRYDEKIFEEILDTLRYSKMALIRDQLLWAEEADTAGDWHFVNAKLAPLSTYTIEAEDYSGNKVSKKFTFHPRCKSDKPMQLYKDQASPLFTFLSRPMLDLFRCKNGMKFTAMAGDHIIEEDMCKAFKPAPITIGRLLEIYPEMTSIHYTADSRSTGDGVAADASIELYAFNQYQRSVNWSTKLGNVGITQKVTGIPTGRDTTKKILAVTRTHTDSLDYFEFHPKGMQLGNWTVCIDNPENNQPLYWLGETTRNWFYFSKQTKGKNRCATMNEIRDIANIENTEAPTLGFPYWSDMMISGVRQPALKIPVLFKYAGIPDGNAITVMVGKKWVAAEYDSEPREIVIEGAQIPEEGSITIKLVDEAGHKASYNVDIPEM; encoded by the coding sequence ATGGATACTACAATCTTGAACAAACTCGCTAAAATCACCCGCAAGGGTATGTTCTTGGGCACAATGGCCGGCATCGCCTTAGTGCCTACCACCTTCGCCGCCGAATGCAATGAAAAGACCATGGATGCCTTCGCTTACGAAGACTGCATCAAGGCTAAATCCGGCGAAACAGTATCTAACGACAACTTCGGCGCAAGCGCCGAGGCGAACAAAGTCAACAACGCCGACGGCATGGCAGAAAAGAGAGTTCTCAAAGCAGCAGAACCGACTTACCGCCCGTTCAACCGCGACGCTTACTTGACCTCGAGTTTTGGCGAGAACCGCGGCACGCGTTACCACGCAGGCTTTGACTATTCCACCCAGATGGAAGAAGGCTGGCCCATTTACGCCCCCGAAGACGGCAAGGTTGTAGAACTGCGAGTTTCTCCGTTCCACTACGGAAAGCTGATGCTCTTCAAGGGCAACAGCGGCAAGACCTGGGCATTCGCTCACCAGAGCAGCTTCGGCAAGCTCGACGACCAGATTATCAAGAAACAGTATGCATCCAAGAAGAACGACGTCACCATCAAGACTAACGCAAGCTACAAGAAGGGCGACACGCTGACCTTCTCGGGCAGCACCGGTATCGGAAACCCGCACTTGCACTTGGAAGTTCGCCTGGACAACGACCGTATTGTGAACCCCGTGCAAGCCGGTGTCGTTATCTCTGACACGCTCGCTCCGCAAATTTTTGGCGTTGCTGTCTGGCAGGGCAACCACATGGCCATCACCAACCCCGAAGCTTTGAACAAGGGTTGCGTCGAAACGCCGGTGAAAAACGAATTCAACTTGAGCATGGCCGTAAAGATTGCAGACTACAGCCGCGAGCCCAAGGACAATCCGATGTCCGTACGCCGTCTTACAGTGTGGCGCTACGACGAAAAGATTTTTGAAGAAATTCTCGACACTCTGCGTTACAGCAAGATGGCTCTGATTCGCGACCAGCTCTTGTGGGCCGAAGAAGCCGACACCGCTGGCGACTGGCACTTTGTGAACGCCAAGCTCGCTCCGCTTTCGACTTACACGATCGAAGCCGAAGACTATAGCGGCAACAAGGTGAGCAAGAAGTTCACGTTCCACCCGCGCTGCAAGAGCGACAAGCCCATGCAGCTGTACAAGGATCAGGCTTCCCCGCTGTTCACATTCCTCAGCCGTCCGATGCTCGACTTGTTCCGTTGCAAGAACGGCATGAAGTTCACTGCCATGGCTGGCGACCATATTATCGAAGAAGACATGTGTAAGGCATTCAAGCCGGCACCGATCACCATCGGCCGCCTCCTTGAAATCTACCCCGAAATGACAAGCATCCACTACACTGCTGACTCTCGTTCTACGGGCGACGGCGTCGCAGCCGATGCAAGCATTGAACTTTACGCCTTCAACCAGTACCAGAGAAGCGTGAACTGGTCTACCAAGCTTGGCAATGTGGGCATCACGCAGAAAGTGACCGGCATTCCGACGGGCCGCGACACCACCAAGAAGATTTTGGCAGTCACCCGCACGCATACCGACAGCCTTGACTACTTTGAATTCCACCCGAAGGGCATGCAGCTCGGCAACTGGACCGTTTGCATTGACAATCCGGAAAACAATCAACCGCTTTACTGGCTCGGCGAAACGACCCGCAACTGGTTCTACTTCAGCAAGCAGACCAAGGGCAAGAACCGCTGCGCTACCATGAACGAAATTCGCGACATTGCCAACATCGAAAATACCGAAGCTCCGACTCTTGGATTCCCCTACTGGTCTGACATGATGATCAGCGGAGTTCGTCAGCCGGCCCTCAAGATTCCGGTGTTGTTCAAGTACGCAGGCATTCCTGACGGCAACGCCATTACGGTGATGGTCGGCAAGAAATGGGTTGCTGCCGAATACGATTCTGAACCTCGCGAAATCGTGATTGAAGGCGCACAGATTCCTGAAGAAGGATCTATCACCATCAAACTCGTTGACGAAGCCGGTCACAAGGCAAGCTATAACGTAGACATCCCCGAGATGTAA
- the mqnE gene encoding aminofutalosine synthase MqnE, which produces MARLTEAEALDLFLNAPLDELCARANAEKERRHGKSVYWVNNRQINYTNVCVLHCKFCAFSKIKKDSPTAYDWDYDTIRNKAAEAIAGGARELHIVGGLHPDHPFDYYIEMLRKLRVEFPKVNLKAFTAVEICHFAKISGQTPLQIMSTLKEAGLDALPGGGAEILVQNVRDQICPGKETGEEWLDVHRAAHKIGIPTNATMLFGHIEKIEDRIAHMKMLRDLQDEAPGFFAFIPLVYHPEHNALHKIVPNITSEEDILRTVAVARLFLDNFPHIKAYWIQMGIETAMKALHAGASDLDGTIIEEKITHAAGATVPVGMSPERMKSLISNEGLTPVERDALYERFS; this is translated from the coding sequence ATGGCGCGTCTGACCGAAGCCGAAGCTCTAGACTTATTTTTAAACGCCCCGCTTGACGAACTCTGTGCCCGCGCGAATGCCGAAAAGGAACGCAGGCACGGCAAGTCCGTGTATTGGGTGAACAACCGCCAGATCAACTACACCAATGTGTGCGTGTTGCACTGCAAGTTCTGTGCGTTCTCTAAAATCAAAAAGGATAGCCCCACCGCTTACGACTGGGACTACGATACCATTCGTAACAAGGCCGCCGAAGCCATTGCAGGCGGCGCCCGCGAGCTGCACATTGTTGGCGGTCTGCATCCGGATCACCCGTTCGATTATTACATCGAAATGCTGCGCAAGCTGCGCGTGGAATTCCCGAAGGTGAACTTGAAGGCGTTTACTGCCGTGGAAATTTGCCACTTCGCGAAAATTTCGGGACAGACTCCGCTGCAAATCATGAGCACGCTAAAAGAAGCGGGCCTTGATGCTCTGCCCGGTGGCGGCGCCGAAATTCTGGTGCAGAATGTCCGCGACCAAATTTGCCCGGGCAAGGAAACCGGCGAAGAATGGCTCGACGTTCACCGCGCGGCCCACAAGATTGGAATTCCGACGAATGCGACCATGCTGTTTGGGCATATCGAAAAGATTGAAGACCGTATCGCCCACATGAAGATGCTGCGTGACTTGCAGGACGAAGCTCCGGGCTTTTTCGCCTTCATTCCGCTGGTGTACCATCCGGAACATAATGCGCTGCATAAAATCGTTCCGAATATCACCAGCGAAGAAGACATTTTGCGCACGGTCGCTGTCGCAAGACTTTTCCTCGACAACTTCCCGCACATTAAAGCGTACTGGATTCAGATGGGAATCGAAACCGCGATGAAAGCGCTCCACGCCGGCGCGTCGGATTTGGACGGTACGATTATCGAAGAGAAGATTACGCACGCCGCCGGCGCCACGGTTCCCGTGGGCATGAGCCCCGAGCGCATGAAGAGCCTTATCTCGAACGAAGGGCTCACGCCAGTGGAGCGCGACGCGTTGTATGAACGATTTTCTTAA
- the ettA gene encoding energy-dependent translational throttle protein EttA, which yields MAEQNKAEKFVFYMYKMTKSYPPNKEVLKDISLSFYYGAKIGIIGQNGAGKSTLLRIMAGIDKEFQGEAWIEPGRTAGYLPQEPQLDPNLTVKENVMQAVAKKQAILDRFNEISMKFAEPMEDDEMNKLLDEQAKLQDIIDAQDLWSLDRNIEIAMDALRCPPGDWPVTNLSGGEKRRVALCRLLLEEPDLLLLDEPTNHLDAETVAWLERHLREYKGSVILVTHDRYFLDNVTNWILEIDRGRGIPWEGNYAQWLDQKLERMKNEEKGESDRQKRLAREQEWVKASPKARQAKSKARLKAYEDLLAEDSREQIKVAQIHIANGKRLGDIVIQAEHLQKAFGEKVLFDDLNFSLPRSGIVGIIGPNGAGKTTLFKMIMGQEKPDAGTLKIGETVEIISMEQGRESLDDSKTVWEEITGGNDEIMVGDRKMNGRAYCGLFNFTGAAQQKKLTALSGGERNRVLMAKNLQKPGNVLFLDEPTNDLDIETLQALEQAILKFAGCAVIISHDRWFLDRIATHILAYEGDSKVVWFEGNWSEYEADRRKRLGEDADNPKPIKYKTLTRQ from the coding sequence ATGGCCGAACAGAATAAAGCAGAAAAATTCGTTTTCTACATGTACAAAATGACCAAGTCCTATCCGCCTAACAAAGAGGTGCTGAAGGACATTTCTTTGAGCTTCTACTATGGCGCAAAGATTGGTATTATCGGCCAGAACGGTGCCGGTAAGTCGACGCTTCTCCGCATTATGGCGGGTATCGACAAGGAATTCCAGGGCGAAGCTTGGATCGAACCGGGCCGCACCGCAGGCTACTTGCCGCAGGAACCGCAGCTGGATCCGAACCTGACCGTCAAGGAAAACGTGATGCAGGCTGTCGCTAAGAAGCAGGCAATTCTTGATCGCTTCAACGAAATCTCCATGAAGTTTGCAGAACCCATGGAAGACGATGAGATGAACAAGCTCCTCGACGAACAGGCAAAGCTTCAGGATATCATCGACGCTCAGGACTTGTGGAGCCTTGACCGCAATATTGAAATTGCAATGGATGCTCTCCGCTGCCCGCCGGGTGACTGGCCGGTGACGAACCTCTCTGGCGGTGAAAAGCGCCGTGTGGCTCTTTGCCGCTTGCTCCTCGAAGAACCGGATTTGTTGCTCCTTGACGAACCGACGAACCACTTGGATGCCGAAACGGTTGCTTGGCTCGAACGCCACCTCCGCGAATACAAGGGCTCCGTGATTCTCGTGACCCATGACCGTTACTTCCTTGACAACGTGACGAACTGGATTTTGGAAATTGACCGCGGTCGCGGCATTCCTTGGGAAGGCAATTACGCCCAGTGGCTTGACCAGAAGCTTGAACGCATGAAGAACGAAGAAAAGGGTGAATCTGACCGTCAGAAGCGCCTCGCTCGCGAACAGGAATGGGTGAAGGCTTCTCCGAAGGCTCGTCAGGCCAAGAGCAAGGCCCGTTTGAAGGCTTACGAAGACTTGCTCGCCGAAGATTCTCGCGAACAGATCAAGGTGGCCCAGATTCACATCGCAAACGGCAAGCGCCTTGGCGATATCGTGATTCAGGCGGAACATTTGCAGAAGGCCTTTGGCGAAAAGGTGCTCTTCGACGATTTGAACTTCAGCTTGCCGCGCTCGGGTATCGTGGGCATTATCGGTCCGAACGGTGCGGGTAAGACGACTTTGTTCAAGATGATCATGGGCCAGGAAAAGCCCGATGCAGGTACGCTCAAGATTGGCGAAACTGTCGAAATCATCAGCATGGAACAGGGCCGCGAAAGCTTGGACGATTCCAAGACCGTGTGGGAAGAAATTACCGGCGGTAATGACGAAATCATGGTGGGCGACCGCAAGATGAATGGCCGCGCCTACTGCGGACTCTTCAATTTCACCGGTGCTGCTCAGCAGAAAAAACTCACCGCGCTCTCCGGTGGTGAACGCAACCGCGTGCTCATGGCCAAGAACTTGCAGAAGCCGGGCAACGTGCTGTTCCTCGACGAACCGACCAACGACCTCGATATCGAAACGCTGCAGGCTCTGGAACAGGCTATCCTCAAGTTCGCAGGCTGCGCCGTGATTATCTCCCATGACCGCTGGTTCCTCGACCGTATCGCAACCCACATCCTCGCTTACGAAGGCGATTCCAAGGTGGTGTGGTTCGAAGGCAACTGGAGTGAATACGAAGCTGATCGCCGCAAGCGCCTCGGCGAAGATGCGGATAATCCGAAGCCCATCAAGTACAAGACGCTCACGCGTCAGTAA
- a CDS encoding BamA/TamA family outer membrane protein — protein sequence MKLFNTIIVCIALTVFARAADSTAVSSDSAVNDNFQRFSVLPFGAYTEETKIQYGAVFVLFFRPFQEGENISSMDFIARGTTRGQFQFQYAPSLWLFGDHLHIPAKLNLNKWQYSLFERGARGDFDRIDEYKSTFVYGKIPFEMNFGISNNIPLRYGIVIEGEARDNELGSDIPKNYQDGFYLGGGYLLVLDKKDNDNWPTKGYYASFEEIFFGGDFSYHTETLDARFYAPLFWETSIALGLYAKQSRGDNVPLGCLAGPDGTKRFRGVESGIWSDTQALIWQMEFRRPLFWRFAGVIFGEALQSAPYFSELFKRQVHYAVGFGGRLALNKTEKLHARGDLSLVDGKHIGITIDLRESF from the coding sequence ATGAAGTTGTTCAACACCATTATCGTGTGCATTGCACTTACCGTTTTCGCACGCGCCGCAGACAGCACGGCCGTTTCTAGCGATTCGGCGGTTAACGACAACTTCCAACGATTCTCTGTTCTCCCCTTTGGTGCCTACACCGAAGAAACCAAAATCCAGTACGGCGCGGTATTCGTCTTGTTCTTCAGGCCGTTCCAAGAAGGCGAAAACATTTCTTCGATGGACTTTATCGCACGCGGAACCACGCGCGGACAATTCCAATTCCAGTACGCCCCGAGCCTGTGGCTATTCGGCGACCACTTGCACATTCCCGCAAAACTCAACTTGAACAAGTGGCAATACTCGCTGTTCGAACGGGGCGCCCGCGGAGATTTTGACCGCATAGACGAATACAAGAGCACCTTTGTCTACGGCAAGATTCCCTTTGAAATGAACTTCGGCATTTCGAACAACATTCCTCTGCGCTACGGAATCGTTATTGAAGGTGAAGCCCGCGACAACGAACTCGGAAGCGACATCCCCAAAAATTACCAAGACGGATTTTATTTGGGCGGCGGCTACCTTTTGGTTCTCGATAAAAAAGACAACGACAACTGGCCCACCAAAGGCTACTACGCAAGCTTTGAAGAAATCTTTTTCGGTGGCGACTTTAGCTACCACACCGAAACGCTTGACGCAAGATTCTACGCTCCCCTATTCTGGGAAACTTCCATCGCTCTCGGGCTTTACGCAAAGCAGAGCCGCGGCGACAACGTTCCGCTCGGCTGCCTCGCCGGCCCCGACGGCACCAAGCGATTCCGCGGCGTAGAATCGGGCATCTGGAGCGACACGCAAGCCTTAATCTGGCAAATGGAATTCCGCCGCCCGCTCTTCTGGCGATTCGCCGGCGTTATCTTTGGCGAAGCCTTGCAATCGGCCCCCTACTTCAGCGAGCTCTTCAAGCGGCAAGTGCATTACGCCGTGGGCTTTGGCGGACGCCTCGCCCTCAACAAAACCGAAAAGCTACACGCCCGCGGCGACCTCTCACTTGTCGACGGCAAGCATATCGGCATTACGATTGACTTGAGAGAATCGTTCTAA
- a CDS encoding undecaprenyl-diphosphate phosphatase yields MLESIILGLLQGLAEFLPISSSGHLVIGHELLGMNEAGMFFDIMLHAGTLLSIFVVFHKKITDIIVGCIRRNPDQLREAGYIILASIPTALIGIGFKDALEGLFENPRAVCVAELFTGILLFTSQWGATGAKHPDNEGVKMNWWRALVTGTVQGIACIPGISRSGSTISAMMFMGVNRKYAGEFSFLMSIPAVGGAALLDCIKWIKCQSMTPEKALLDPEKAMKCADAGGFTPELLVGMVVSFIFGIIALKWLMTFLQKGKFQHFAWYVWAVGILGLIFI; encoded by the coding sequence ATGTTAGAATCTATTATTTTGGGCCTGTTGCAGGGCCTCGCCGAATTCCTCCCCATCTCTAGCTCCGGCCACCTCGTGATTGGACACGAACTTTTAGGCATGAACGAAGCGGGCATGTTCTTCGACATCATGCTCCATGCCGGCACCTTGCTGTCCATCTTCGTGGTTTTCCACAAGAAGATTACCGACATCATCGTGGGCTGCATCCGCCGTAATCCGGACCAGCTGCGCGAAGCGGGCTACATCATTCTGGCTAGCATTCCGACGGCTTTGATTGGCATCGGCTTCAAGGACGCACTCGAAGGCCTGTTCGAAAACCCGCGTGCCGTTTGCGTCGCCGAACTCTTTACGGGCATCCTGCTTTTCACGTCCCAGTGGGGTGCGACCGGCGCCAAGCATCCGGATAACGAGGGCGTCAAGATGAACTGGTGGCGCGCTCTCGTGACCGGTACAGTGCAGGGCATCGCCTGCATTCCGGGCATCAGCCGCAGCGGTTCTACCATCAGCGCCATGATGTTCATGGGCGTGAACCGCAAGTACGCAGGCGAATTCAGCTTCCTCATGAGTATTCCTGCCGTGGGCGGTGCCGCTCTCCTCGATTGCATCAAGTGGATCAAGTGCCAGAGCATGACTCCCGAAAAGGCTCTCCTCGACCCGGAAAAGGCCATGAAGTGTGCCGACGCTGGTGGCTTTACCCCCGAACTTTTGGTGGGCATGGTCGTGTCGTTTATCTTTGGCATTATCGCCCTCAAGTGGCTCATGACCTTCTTGCAGAAGGGCAAGTTCCAGCACTTTGCCTGGTATGTGTGGGCCGTGGGTATCCTCGGACTGATCTTTATCTAA
- a CDS encoding polysaccharide deacetylase family protein: MARKFLLCFHDFSVWNYQKVAPILEELKDLAGAPFSVLVIPDTEKAPSDMVKGFRETLQKLKADGFELALHGYKHQAEFSQGRSYAGLIGMNLTGGEAEFAGLSEFESSRLLHLGLDAWKELIGDSEKPTAFVPPTWYSNKFLPSQVHAEKMLYEERFALVTAKGKRYASPVASFAGIPDFLIKAAFKFGAFALKVPVGLPRIALHPVDFPARTDKIHDLIRIALNSGRKLSQYKDL, from the coding sequence ATGGCTCGCAAATTTCTCTTGTGCTTTCACGATTTCAGCGTCTGGAACTACCAGAAAGTCGCCCCGATTCTTGAAGAACTCAAGGACCTGGCGGGCGCCCCTTTCAGCGTACTCGTTATCCCGGACACCGAAAAGGCCCCGTCCGACATGGTCAAGGGCTTTCGCGAAACACTCCAGAAGCTAAAAGCAGACGGATTCGAGCTCGCCCTCCACGGCTACAAGCACCAGGCCGAATTCAGCCAGGGCCGCAGCTACGCCGGCCTTATCGGGATGAACCTGACCGGCGGCGAAGCCGAATTTGCAGGCCTTAGCGAATTTGAATCGAGCAGACTTTTGCACTTAGGGCTAGACGCCTGGAAAGAATTAATCGGAGACTCCGAAAAGCCCACCGCATTTGTTCCACCGACTTGGTACAGCAACAAGTTCTTGCCGAGCCAGGTACACGCCGAAAAAATGCTCTACGAAGAACGTTTCGCCCTGGTGACCGCCAAAGGCAAGCGCTACGCCTCCCCTGTCGCAAGTTTCGCAGGCATTCCCGACTTTTTGATCAAGGCCGCCTTCAAGTTCGGCGCATTCGCCCTGAAGGTTCCTGTCGGACTCCCCCGCATCGCACTCCACCCGGTGGATTTCCCTGCCCGAACCGACAAAATTCACGATTTGATCCGCATCGCCTTGAACAGCGGACGCAAGCTTTCGCAGTACAAAGATCTTTAA
- a CDS encoding phosphoribosylaminoimidazolesuccinocarboxamide synthase, with protein MSLKFETPITEVPLFHQGKVRDMYDLGDSFLMVASDRLSAFDVVLPTPIPGKGKILNQLSLFWFKHLGMKNHLITADVNEYPAVLKKHADYLRGRSMIVKKANRHSVECIVRGYIVGSGWKDYQKTGKICGHVLPEGLQLCQKLEKPLYTPSTKPDVGHDENISFEQTFDIVGEKVATTLRDMSLDIYTKARDYAASKGIILADTKFEFGEIDGETILIDEVLTPDSSRYWPADKYQVGKNQESFDKQYVRDWLETLDWGKTYPGPEIPPEVVKNTLAKYEEIFVRLTGKQPEL; from the coding sequence ATGAGCTTAAAATTTGAAACCCCCATTACCGAAGTTCCGCTGTTCCACCAGGGTAAAGTACGTGACATGTACGACCTGGGCGACAGCTTCCTGATGGTCGCCAGCGACCGTCTTTCCGCTTTTGACGTGGTGCTCCCCACCCCGATTCCTGGTAAGGGCAAAATCCTCAACCAGCTTTCGCTGTTCTGGTTCAAGCACCTCGGCATGAAGAACCACCTCATCACCGCCGACGTGAACGAATACCCAGCCGTGCTCAAGAAGCACGCCGACTACCTCCGCGGCCGTTCCATGATCGTGAAGAAGGCCAACCGCCATTCCGTGGAATGCATCGTGCGTGGTTACATCGTGGGTTCTGGCTGGAAGGACTACCAGAAGACCGGTAAGATCTGCGGTCACGTTCTCCCCGAAGGCCTGCAGCTCTGCCAGAAGCTCGAAAAGCCGCTCTACACGCCGAGCACCAAGCCCGACGTTGGTCACGACGAAAACATCAGCTTCGAACAGACTTTCGATATCGTTGGCGAAAAGGTTGCAACGACTCTCCGCGACATGTCCCTCGACATCTACACGAAGGCCCGCGACTACGCTGCCTCCAAGGGCATCATCCTCGCTGACACCAAGTTCGAATTCGGTGAAATCGATGGCGAAACCATCTTGATCGACGAAGTGCTGACTCCGGACTCCAGCCGTTACTGGCCGGCAGACAAGTACCAGGTGGGCAAGAACCAGGAAAGCTTCGACAAGCAGTACGTTCGTGACTGGCTCGAAACTCTCGACTGGGGCAAGACCTATCCGGGTCCGGAAATTCCGCCTGAAGTCGTGAAGAACACGCTCGCCAAGTACGAAGAAATCTTCGTGCGCCTCACCGGCAAGCAGCCCGAACTTTAA
- a CDS encoding glycosyltransferase, protein MKVLVAPLDWGLGHATRCVPVIREFLNQGAEVELAVVRSNAALLREFFPNLRQRLAPSYNIVYPKHGYNMGLWLVKNGVHLRTVMNFEHRFAEEMVRRYHYDVLVSDNRFGFYSRNAKSIYMTHQRRIAFPKVLSAFEPLGMLWHASVMKHFDEVWVPDLPETPGYAGSLSHVKTCPVPVKYVGALSRFEGENLTAKSDVRYRFVAVVSGVEPARTRFENLLRKTLVKIPGRHAIILGKPSLGVKSSNEQNLDLFTHLPDDQFAAVVKNAEWVVSRGGYSTVMDMAVLGARCIFVPTPGQYEQVILGRDLAREGFAATIDESKFSTETLIAAVSEKARVALPKPQDNNLLKDSVKELISHF, encoded by the coding sequence TTGAAAGTTCTAGTGGCACCACTCGACTGGGGACTGGGGCATGCGACTCGATGCGTGCCCGTGATTCGGGAATTCCTGAATCAAGGAGCCGAGGTCGAACTTGCGGTGGTGCGCTCGAATGCGGCGTTGCTGCGAGAGTTCTTTCCGAACTTGCGTCAGCGACTGGCGCCGTCTTATAACATCGTTTACCCCAAGCACGGCTACAACATGGGCCTCTGGCTTGTTAAGAACGGGGTGCACCTGCGAACGGTGATGAACTTTGAACACCGTTTTGCCGAAGAAATGGTGCGGCGTTACCATTACGATGTGCTGGTGTCGGATAACCGTTTCGGTTTTTATAGCCGGAATGCAAAATCGATTTATATGACGCACCAGCGCCGGATTGCTTTTCCGAAGGTGCTTTCGGCGTTTGAACCGCTTGGTATGCTTTGGCATGCCTCTGTCATGAAGCATTTTGACGAAGTCTGGGTGCCGGATTTGCCTGAAACTCCAGGTTATGCGGGATCTCTGTCGCATGTGAAGACATGCCCTGTGCCGGTAAAGTATGTGGGCGCGCTCTCGCGTTTTGAAGGCGAAAACTTGACGGCGAAATCGGATGTGCGCTATCGTTTTGTGGCCGTCGTTTCGGGGGTGGAACCTGCGCGAACTCGCTTTGAAAACCTGTTGCGCAAGACCCTTGTAAAAATTCCCGGTCGCCATGCGATTATTTTAGGGAAGCCGTCGCTTGGTGTAAAGAGTTCTAACGAACAGAACTTGGACTTGTTCACGCACTTGCCCGATGACCAGTTTGCGGCTGTCGTAAAAAATGCGGAATGGGTTGTTTCGCGCGGCGGTTATAGTACCGTGATGGATATGGCGGTGCTTGGTGCCCGTTGTATTTTTGTGCCGACTCCCGGACAGTATGAACAGGTGATTCTGGGCCGCGACCTTGCCCGCGAAGGTTTTGCCGCGACTATCGATGAATCCAAGTTCTCAACAGAAACTTTGATTGCTGCAGTCAGCGAAAAAGCCCGCGTCGCCCTCCCAAAACCCCAAGACAATAATCTGCTGAAAGATTCTGTTAAAGAACTAATCTCTCATTTTTAA